CTGGGTAAGGAATATTACGGCGTAGATATTCATCAGGTGCAGGAAATAATTCGCTTTCAGTCGCCAACTAAAGTTCCTGGAGCGCCTTCTTTTGTCGAAGGTGTTATTAATTTGCGGGGACGGGTTATTCCGATTATAGACCTTCGTAAACGCTTCCGGTTGTCCGAAAAGGAAGTTACCAAGGATACCCGGGTTATAGTGGTTGAAGTGGCTCCTCATACAGTGGGCATGGTAGTTGATGCCGTTGATGAGGTATTGCGCATTTCTGAGGACAAAATTGAGCCTCCTTCACCCCTTATTGCTTCCATTCAGGAAGAATATATCCAGGGAGTGGGCAAGCTTGAGGACAAACTGGTGATAATTCTGGACCTTCAGAAAGTGCTCAGCAAGGAAGAAAAAGCCAAGCTCGAGGAAATTGAAGAAAACAAAGAAAATTAGGGGAGAAGCTTAAATGAAAAGAAAAAGTAGCCTTAGGGGAAAGCTACTTTTCTGGTTTTTGTTGTTTTCTTTGTTGCCTCTGTGTTTTATTGGCTTTTATGGTCTTTCCAGTTTTCAGAAGTCATTGCTGGATAAGACCAATAGAGAGATAAGTAGCCTGGTAAATCTGGGAGCAAAGTCCATAGAAGTGGTCCTCAAAGAAAAGATACGCCAAGCAGAAGAAGGTAAACTGAGTGCTTTTAACTCTTTTTGGGCCAATCCCAGCGGGGAAGCTACTGATAGCCTAGGCAACCGGGTTGATTTTTCGCAGTATCCGTTCTTTACAAAAACTATTCAACAGGGCACGGCGAACCTCTCTAACCTTTTTATGAATCCAGGAAGCAGTAGGTTGATTTATTATTTAGCTACTCCCAAACTTGTTGAAGACCAGGTAATTGGAGCGATGGTCTTTGAGGTTGAAGGAAGGGATATCCAGGATTTGGTTTCTGGTCTGTCCATAGGGGAAGGAGGAGTTTTCTATTTAGTTGGCAGTGATGGGCTGGTTATGCTGCATCCAGAGGAGGAAATAGCTTTTAAGGCTAACATAAAAGACTTGCTTGGTTCCCAGAGTGAAGCATTCTTTAGCAACGATGTCGGGGTCTTACAAATTAACTCTGGCGATGCTGCTTCTTTATTAGCCTTTGCCCTTTCTCCTACTTCGGGCTGGAGAGTGGTTGCTGAAGTACCGGTTGCTTCTGTGTATCAAGATGTATTTGCAATGCGCAAAATGGTTATTCTGGTTATTATCGCCGTAGCTATCTTGATTTCCGTTCTGGCTACCATTATCGTAGGTCGGGTAACCGGTAATCTTCGGAAAATCACATACTTGGTTCAGGAAGTGGCCCAAGGCAACCTGAAGATTGATACTGGATTTTTGGAAACTATTCAGCGCAAGTTGCATGATGAGGTAGGCGTTTTGGCCGGAGCGTTTTTGAAGATGGTTCAGAGCATAAAAGGTATTGTTGGTGAAACTCTCAATGCTTCTTCTTTGCTTTTCAACTCTGCAAAAGAGCTTGCTACATCGGTTCAGGAGGTTTCCAAAGCTACCCAGGAAATAGCTCAGACTATCTCCCAGGTGGCGGAAGGTTCTAATCATCAGAGCGAAGAGTTGGGAGCCGTCGAACAAGAGGTTTCTGGTATTGCTCAGAAGGCCGATGTTCTCCTGGAGACTACCGAGCGCAACGTGGAAGCAGTCCGCAACATTCGTTCTCATATGGAAGAAAATTTGGCTGCAATGGTTGCCATTGAGGATGCGCTGAGGCGGACCGCTGACGAGGCTCAGAACGACAAAAGAGAGGCCGAAAGGGGTAAGGAGCTCCTTAGAGGTCTGAGTGGAAACATCCAGACCATATCTTCTGCGGCTCAGGAGGTAGCTGAAGCGGTTCGCACTTTGAGTGCTCGCTCTGAGGAGATAAGCAGTATAGTGGGTATTATCACTGGCATTGCCGAGCAGACCAACCTCCTGGCTCTCAATGCTGCCATCGAAGCCGCCCGAGCTGGTGATGCTGGACGAGGCTTTGCCGTGGTGGCTGAGGAAGTGCGCAAACTGGCTGAAGAATCCTCTCGGGCTGCTGACCAGATTGCTTACCTCATTGAAGAAGTTCGCAAGGACATGCTAAAAGTTTCTTCCAGCATGAGTGAGGCACAGAATGAGGTACAGAAAGGGGTTGAACAACAAAAAGAAGTAAATCAGAACTTCGAGGCAATCATTGCTTCGGTGGAGAGAACACTAAGCGAGATTGATGCTCTTTCTGAATCTCTCAACAGGGCCAAAGTGTTACTTTCCAGAACCAGCGAAGAGGCAGAGGTGATAGCCAATCTTTCCGAAGAGAACAGCCGTTCTCTTGGAGAGATGACAGCATCCATTAAGAGTATAACCGAAAAAATTGCTTCTGTTGCTTCCATTGCTGAAGAGAATGCCGCATCCAGTGAGGAAGTTTCTGCTTCTACGGAAGAACAGAATGCATCACTTGAGGAAATTACTTCTGCTACCGAGACACTGGTTAAACTTGCAGAGGACCTGAAAAGTAAGATTGCCATTTTTCAGGTTTAAGGCTATCTAAGGTTGTGGAGCAGGTAAGGGGAATCCTTCAGGGGTTTCCCTTACCTTTCTTTTCTGATTCGCTTTCTTGCTCTTTCATGAGTTCTTCTGCAAAGAAGGGGAGTTCTGGGTTGTTCTTATATCCTTCCCGCAGGAACTCCCAGTCGTAACTACTTCTCTGGAAGCTTACCTTAAAACCTTCTTCAATTTCAATCAGCACCCAGCAGGCCTTCCAGTTGCCGTCTTTGGGAAGGCCTACGCTCCCATCGTTAATCACTTTCAGGGTACCAATTTCTCTTGCGAACGGAATGTGGGTGTGTCCGCAAACGAGGACGTTGGCTTCTTCGTTCTGCATCACGTGGAGGAAACTGGAATCGGGCCGGTCTGGGAAAAGGTATTCGTTGATGCGGCGGGGGCTGCCATGCACAAAGAGCAAATGGTATGCTGAATGCTTGATTTCGTAACGGGATAATAGATTTCTCAGGAAAGCTTTATTCTCCGGGGTTACCACCTTCCTGGTCCAGGAGAGAGAAATATGCCCTCTGGCTTTCTCTTCGCTGCTTCGATAAGCACATCCGCAGTCATCGAGATCGAAACCTACTCCCTGGTCGTAGTTGCCCATGATGGTGGGGATGGCGAGGGCGCGAATTTTCTGAACTACTTCGTTAGGGAAGGGGTTGTAGCCTACCAGGTCGCCCAAACATACTGTAACCTCTGGGCGATGTCTCTCTATATCTTTCAACACTGCTTCCAGGGCGAATATGTTTCCATGAATATCAGAAAAAACCGCTATTTTCATGGTGTTGCCCTCCTTGTTCACTTGCTACAAAAAGCTTTTTAGGAGCGGATGTGCAAGATCTCTTTTATCCTCTGAGCTTTGCGGATTGCGGCTTCTAAATCAGTATCTACGATGGTGACATGCCCCATTTTGCGAAAAGGACGAACTTGCGCTTTGCCGTAAAAGTGGAAAGATACCCCTTTTATGGCCATGGCTTCTTCAAGCCCCTCAACGACCGGAACTCCTTCCGCTCCTTTTTCTCCTAAGAGATTCACCATTACCGCAGGTACAAGAAGCTGGGTTGAACCAAGTGGTAATCCGCAGATTGCCCGCAAGTGCTGTTCGAACTGAGAAGTAACACAGGCCTCAATTGTGAAGTGGCCGGAGTTGTGAGGACGAGGTGCTATTTCGTTTACCAGGAGCTTGCCGCTTTGGTCGAGAAACATTTCTACTGCGAAAACGCCCACTCCCTGAAGGAGAGTCACACATTTCTGGGCGATTTCCTGTGCTTTTTGGGCTGTTTCTTCAGAAATCCGTGCGGGGGCGAAAACCTGGTCGCATATATGGTTTGCCGTGTGAAAAACCATTTCCACTACCGGGTAAGCTACTGTCTCTCCTGAACGGCTTCGGGCCACAATCACTGCAAGCTCTTTTTCTATGGTAACCAGCTCTTCCATAAAGGCCTCTTTTTGGGGTAGGGAAGCCAGGTCCTCTGCTTTTTCTATTTTTGCCACACCTTTGCCGTCGTATCCCCCAAAGCGAGCTTTCCATATGGCAGGGCTTCCTAACTCCCGGAGTGCTTTGTGGCTTACTTCGGGCAAAAAACGTGGTACAGGTATGCCTCCTCTGGATAGGGTTTCTTTCTGCCGCAGTTTATCCTGAATGATTTCCAAGAGCTCAGGCGAAGGAAAGACTTTTCGACGTAAGCTTTCTTCTTTTAAAGCCTGAGTATTTACGTGCTCAATATCGTAAGTGGCAACGTCGCTCTCTTCCACAAGCGTTTTTAAGGCTTCAGGGTTGTAGAAATCGGCTACTATCTGTCGGTCAGCAAGTTGTCCAGCAGGAGAAGAAGGAGTGGGGTCAAGCACGCCAACCCAGAAGCCCATTTTTTTGGCTTCCTGGGTCATCATTTTGGCCAGCTGTCCCCCTCCAATTATGCCGATTTTGAAGAAGGGGTATTTGCGCTGCATGGGTTATGGCGTCACTCCTCTTTTTGAGGGCTATTTTAACACGAGGTGGCAGGAAATAAAAAAGGGGCTTTGAAAGCCCCTTTGGATTGGGAGGAAGGTTAAGCAAAAACTATCGAGGTTTTCTATGGCTTCAATACTACTCGAATGGCATCCTCTCCCTTTTCGGCAACTTCCATGGCCTTTTTGAATTCATCCAACGGGAATTCATGAGTGATAATTTCGTCTGCTTTAACGGTTCCTTCTTTGAGAAGCCGTATAGCAGTGGGGTAGGTGTAGGGACTGAGGTGTGCTCCTCGAATGTCGATTTCCTTTACATCTCCAATGATGCTCCAATCCACAGTGGTAGGTTCTGAAAATACGCTGAATTCCACATAGCGACCCAGCTTACGAATCATATCCAGGCCCTGAATGACCCCTTTGGGGTGACCGCTGGCGTGGATGTATACATCACAACCGTAACCGTCGGTAAGCTCTTTAACCTTAGCTACCACATCTTCTCTGGCAGGGTTTAACACCAGGTCGGCACCCAGTTTCTGAGCCAGTTCCAGACGTTTTTCTTTGATGTCAATTCCAATGAGTAGTTTGGGGTTTTTAATGCGGGCCACCTGCAGCATGCCCAGACCCAGAGCACCCAGGCCGGCAATGACCACCACATCTTCAAGTTGAATATCGGCTCGCTCTACGGCATGAATGGCACAGGCCAGAGGTTCCACATAGGCAGCTGCCTCAAGTGGGAAGTCTTCAGGCAATTTCCAGTTCAGGGCATTCTTAGGGAGCCGGACATACTCTGCAAAGGCACCATCAGCTTCACCCCGGAAAAAGCCATAGATATAGTGCACCTGGCACATCCAGTATTCTCCACGTTTGCAGAAGCGGCACTGACCGCAGGGCACAATCTGCTCAGAGACTGCCCAGTCTCCCAAGGAAAGACCGTATTTTTCGGAAGCTCCTTCACCAAGGGCTACTACCTGTCCATAGAATTCATGGCCGGGTACCACTGGAGGGCGAATGTAAGCGGGCTGTCCATCTCCACCCCAGATCCTTTTAGCGCCGTGAAAAGTCTTTATGTCTCCAGCGCATATGCCGCAGCCCCCAACCTTGAGTAGTACTTCGCCAGGTCCAATTTCGGGAACATCCACTTCCTCCAAACGAAAATCTCCCGGTGCATAATCGACCACTGCCTTCATCTTTTTAGGAAGCTCGAACAGAGTTTCTACCTTAGACATTTTTACACCTCCCGGTAAAAAGCTGACCACTACCATTCTATCTCAATGCGGTGAATTCTGGAAATGAAATTTTTCTCACTCACCCTCTGCACTGCCTATAAAGCTTGCTTTTCCTGCTAAAATGATTATAGGAAGCAACGAGGGGGGATGTAACGTGCATCGCGCTTTTATGAATCCTAATAGGGTTCGTAAATTTCTCAACTCGAGAGTTGTGCGTTATCTTTTCCGCTGGGCAACTTCTGTGGACCGCCAAGGGCAGGTAAGGCTGGAAAAAATACTGCTTTATTATGGTAAGAGTAAAAAGGGTCTTTCCTGGATGGAATTATTAACTTTTTTCTGGATTTATCTTGCCATAGAGGTTTTGCGGGTTTTACTGCATTGGAAAAGAGAATATCTCATCCGTGAGATATTTGGCCCGCGCAACATTCGCAGGGCAACCATAAACCTGGCAAGGAGTGTTGCCGAGTATGGCGCCACGCAACCCCAAAAATTTGCCAGCCCGTTACTTGTGGTCTGGAATTTTACTAATGCATGCAATCTCAAATGCAAACACTGCTACCAGGATGCTGGCCGAAAAACCCGACAGTTAACCCTTAAAGAGCGTCTGATGGTCATTGATGAACTGGATCGGAACTTTGTGCCGACCCTTGCTTTTTCAGGTGGAGAGCCCCTTTGTGATCCTGAACTTTTTGAAGTGGCTTCCTATGCGGCTAAAAAAGAAATCTACCTCTCTGTGGCTACTAATGGGACTCTTTTGAGTGAGGATGTGTGCAAAAGACTCTGTGATTGTGGGGTGAGTTATATTGAGATAAGCCTGGAAAGCGCTGACCCAGAGTTTCATGACCAGTTTCGAGGCATTCCTGGCTTGTGGAAAAGGACCGTGACGGGTATCGAGAACGCCTTGAAAGCTGGCTTGCTGGTCGGTGTTGCTCCCACCATTACCCGTAGGAATTTTTCCGAGCTTTTACGCTTGTACGAATTTGCCAGGAGCCTGGGTGTACATCGCTTTTATGTCTTCAACTTTATTCCTACCGGGAGAGGCAAGGACATTTTGCAGTGGGACCTCAGCCCTGAAGAGCGCGAAGAAATGCTTGACATACTTTACGATTGCTTGATGCAGAA
This portion of the Thermatribacter velox genome encodes:
- a CDS encoding metallophosphoesterase; this encodes MKIAVFSDIHGNIFALEAVLKDIERHRPEVTVCLGDLVGYNPFPNEVVQKIRALAIPTIMGNYDQGVGFDLDDCGCAYRSSEEKARGHISLSWTRKVVTPENKAFLRNLLSRYEIKHSAYHLLFVHGSPRRINEYLFPDRPDSSFLHVMQNEEANVLVCGHTHIPFAREIGTLKVINDGSVGLPKDGNWKACWVLIEIEEGFKVSFQRSSYDWEFLREGYKNNPELPFFAEELMKEQESESEKKGKGNP
- a CDS encoding chemotaxis protein CheW, which produces MSAQESSRHFNEVQLVVFQLGKEYYGVDIHQVQEIIRFQSPTKVPGAPSFVEGVINLRGRVIPIIDLRKRFRLSEKEVTKDTRVIVVEVAPHTVGMVVDAVDEVLRISEDKIEPPSPLIASIQEEYIQGVGKLEDKLVIILDLQKVLSKEEKAKLEEIEENKEN
- a CDS encoding alcohol dehydrogenase catalytic domain-containing protein; its protein translation is MSKVETLFELPKKMKAVVDYAPGDFRLEEVDVPEIGPGEVLLKVGGCGICAGDIKTFHGAKRIWGGDGQPAYIRPPVVPGHEFYGQVVALGEGASEKYGLSLGDWAVSEQIVPCGQCRFCKRGEYWMCQVHYIYGFFRGEADGAFAEYVRLPKNALNWKLPEDFPLEAAAYVEPLACAIHAVERADIQLEDVVVIAGLGALGLGMLQVARIKNPKLLIGIDIKEKRLELAQKLGADLVLNPAREDVVAKVKELTDGYGCDVYIHASGHPKGVIQGLDMIRKLGRYVEFSVFSEPTTVDWSIIGDVKEIDIRGAHLSPYTYPTAIRLLKEGTVKADEIITHEFPLDEFKKAMEVAEKGEDAIRVVLKP
- a CDS encoding radical SAM protein, translated to MHRAFMNPNRVRKFLNSRVVRYLFRWATSVDRQGQVRLEKILLYYGKSKKGLSWMELLTFFWIYLAIEVLRVLLHWKREYLIREIFGPRNIRRATINLARSVAEYGATQPQKFASPLLVVWNFTNACNLKCKHCYQDAGRKTRQLTLKERLMVIDELDRNFVPTLAFSGGEPLCDPELFEVASYAAKKEIYLSVATNGTLLSEDVCKRLCDCGVSYIEISLESADPEFHDQFRGIPGLWKRTVTGIENALKAGLLVGVAPTITRRNFSELLRLYEFARSLGVHRFYVFNFIPTGRGKDILQWDLSPEEREEMLDILYDCLMQKEIAVFSTSPQFGRKCLEKNPEGLVITGHYSSAEGKLARVGAEYVGGCGAGRAYCAFQPDGTVTPCVFMPIAVGKLLERPFKEIWDTSPVLVALRERSLFKGNCGVCDYRAVCGGCRARAYAYFGDYLGPDPGCKFNASYWQEIVRDSEKRETNMQSVAACK
- a CDS encoding methyl-accepting chemotaxis protein, translated to MKRKSSLRGKLLFWFLLFSLLPLCFIGFYGLSSFQKSLLDKTNREISSLVNLGAKSIEVVLKEKIRQAEEGKLSAFNSFWANPSGEATDSLGNRVDFSQYPFFTKTIQQGTANLSNLFMNPGSSRLIYYLATPKLVEDQVIGAMVFEVEGRDIQDLVSGLSIGEGGVFYLVGSDGLVMLHPEEEIAFKANIKDLLGSQSEAFFSNDVGVLQINSGDAASLLAFALSPTSGWRVVAEVPVASVYQDVFAMRKMVILVIIAVAILISVLATIIVGRVTGNLRKITYLVQEVAQGNLKIDTGFLETIQRKLHDEVGVLAGAFLKMVQSIKGIVGETLNASSLLFNSAKELATSVQEVSKATQEIAQTISQVAEGSNHQSEELGAVEQEVSGIAQKADVLLETTERNVEAVRNIRSHMEENLAAMVAIEDALRRTADEAQNDKREAERGKELLRGLSGNIQTISSAAQEVAEAVRTLSARSEEISSIVGIITGIAEQTNLLALNAAIEAARAGDAGRGFAVVAEEVRKLAEESSRAADQIAYLIEEVRKDMLKVSSSMSEAQNEVQKGVEQQKEVNQNFEAIIASVERTLSEIDALSESLNRAKVLLSRTSEEAEVIANLSEENSRSLGEMTASIKSITEKIASVASIAEENAASSEEVSASTEEQNASLEEITSATETLVKLAEDLKSKIAIFQV
- a CDS encoding 5-(carboxyamino)imidazole ribonucleotide synthase, whose translation is MQRKYPFFKIGIIGGGQLAKMMTQEAKKMGFWVGVLDPTPSSPAGQLADRQIVADFYNPEALKTLVEESDVATYDIEHVNTQALKEESLRRKVFPSPELLEIIQDKLRQKETLSRGGIPVPRFLPEVSHKALRELGSPAIWKARFGGYDGKGVAKIEKAEDLASLPQKEAFMEELVTIEKELAVIVARSRSGETVAYPVVEMVFHTANHICDQVFAPARISEETAQKAQEIAQKCVTLLQGVGVFAVEMFLDQSGKLLVNEIAPRPHNSGHFTIEACVTSQFEQHLRAICGLPLGSTQLLVPAVMVNLLGEKGAEGVPVVEGLEEAMAIKGVSFHFYGKAQVRPFRKMGHVTIVDTDLEAAIRKAQRIKEILHIRS